In the genome of Sphingomonas naphthae, one region contains:
- a CDS encoding thiamine pyrophosphate-binding protein, whose product MAVPVYERILRLLEAEGIKTLFGIPDPGFVHMAVAAETAGWEVIAPHHEQSGAFMADAWSRMTGKPGVCFGTMGPGVANLAAAAIVAAKENSPTIFLAGNRGREAEHRVKRGRIQYISQPKYFEAAMKYVGVIEYAHQADEVIREALRVCQSGKPGPVYVEIPMHVLHETPDWGPIQPPGEYRLIHQAASAPALAEAMALIGAAKSPIILAGHGIFTARAHAQVGELAGAMGCPIIQTSGGTAFIEGYEDRTFSYGFSPVAIEAVEQSDLVIAIGTELGEPLHFGLNRHWAAGDAKRKWIHIERDPLSFGVNRKIHVPLLGDLRDIVPQLVAALKDAPRGPSPKLAEWIAAQAAFKADLADSAPRGMVPVHTARLVVEATKALPADGIMVRDGGSITIFGWTYSQATPHDVMWNQNLGHLGTGLPYAIGAKLAARDRPVMLLTGDSSIMFHISELETAVRKKLPVIVVISSDYAWGLEVGVYRRAMGEQSPETEAHWSKEVRFDIIAKGFGAYGEFVERDEDIGPAIQRAFASGKPALIQVPVDADVNATQAPNYQEYSTWAAY is encoded by the coding sequence GTGGCCGTTCCGGTGTACGAGCGTATCCTGCGATTGCTGGAAGCCGAGGGTATCAAGACGCTGTTCGGCATCCCCGATCCGGGCTTCGTGCACATGGCCGTCGCCGCCGAAACCGCCGGTTGGGAGGTGATCGCCCCGCACCACGAACAGTCGGGGGCTTTCATGGCCGATGCCTGGTCGCGGATGACCGGCAAGCCCGGCGTCTGCTTCGGCACGATGGGGCCGGGCGTCGCCAACCTGGCCGCCGCCGCGATCGTGGCCGCCAAGGAAAATTCGCCGACGATCTTCCTGGCGGGCAACCGCGGGCGCGAGGCGGAGCATCGAGTGAAGCGCGGCCGTATCCAGTACATCAGCCAGCCTAAATATTTCGAGGCGGCGATGAAATATGTCGGCGTGATCGAATATGCCCATCAGGCCGACGAAGTTATCCGCGAGGCGCTGCGCGTCTGCCAGTCGGGCAAGCCCGGCCCGGTCTATGTCGAAATCCCGATGCATGTGCTGCACGAGACGCCCGACTGGGGGCCCATCCAGCCGCCCGGCGAATATCGCCTGATCCATCAGGCCGCGAGCGCGCCGGCCTTGGCCGAGGCGATGGCGCTGATCGGCGCGGCGAAAAGCCCGATCATCCTGGCCGGCCACGGCATCTTCACCGCCCGCGCCCATGCCCAGGTCGGCGAACTGGCGGGGGCGATGGGCTGCCCGATCATCCAGACATCGGGCGGCACCGCCTTCATCGAAGGGTATGAGGACCGCACCTTCTCCTACGGTTTCTCGCCGGTGGCGATCGAGGCCGTCGAGCAATCCGATCTCGTCATCGCGATCGGCACCGAATTGGGCGAGCCGCTGCATTTCGGGCTCAACCGGCATTGGGCGGCGGGCGACGCGAAACGCAAGTGGATCCACATCGAGCGCGATCCGCTGTCGTTCGGCGTCAACCGCAAGATCCATGTGCCGCTGCTCGGCGACCTGCGCGACATCGTGCCGCAACTGGTGGCCGCGCTGAAGGATGCGCCGCGCGGCCCGTCGCCGAAACTGGCGGAATGGATCGCGGCGCAGGCGGCGTTCAAGGCCGATCTCGCCGACAGCGCGCCGCGCGGCATGGTGCCGGTCCACACCGCGCGGCTGGTGGTCGAGGCGACGAAGGCACTGCCCGCCGACGGAATCATGGTGCGCGACGGCGGATCGATCACGATCTTCGGCTGGACCTATTCGCAGGCGACGCCGCACGACGTGATGTGGAACCAGAATCTCGGCCATCTCGGCACCGGCCTGCCCTATGCGATCGGCGCCAAGCTCGCCGCGCGCGACCGGCCGGTGATGCTGCTCACCGGTGACAGTTCGATCATGTTCCACATCTCCGAACTCGAGACCGCCGTCCGCAAGAAACTGCCGGTCATCGTCGTCATCAGTTCGGATTATGCCTGGGGGCTGGAGGTGGGCGTCTACCGCCGCGCGATGGGCGAGCAATCGCCCGAGACCGAGGCGCATTGGAGCAAGGAAGTGCGCTTCGACATCATCGCCAAGGGCTTCGGCGCCTATGGCGAATTCGTCGAGCGTGACGAGGATATCGGCCCGGCCATCCAGCGCGCCTTCGCAAGCGGAAAGCCGGCGCTGATCCAGGTGCCGGTCGATGCGGATGTGAACGCGACGCAGGCGCCGAACTATCAGGAATATTCGACCTGGGCGGCCTATTGA
- a CDS encoding carboxymuconolactone decarboxylase family protein: MRVKGVRKPADYPSEYGGPTDPAIVDMFATLFPGVADPRIDEGHLGLAVAAYNPRLALQLAALSKFLAVDAGWSKRADLRELAIQTANINFRSDYSFETRRPIAKAMGISDEQLDLLAEWQTSDLFDAEQKLVIEYSEAVASGDVSAALFATVVDTYGERGAIEFTSVVAIWSAWAMILNAVRPEGEPAA, translated from the coding sequence ATGCGCGTCAAAGGTGTCCGCAAGCCCGCCGATTATCCGTCCGAATATGGCGGCCCGACCGATCCGGCGATCGTCGATATGTTTGCCACGCTCTTCCCCGGCGTCGCCGATCCGCGGATCGACGAGGGGCATCTGGGGCTCGCGGTCGCGGCCTATAATCCCAGGCTCGCGCTGCAACTGGCCGCGCTCAGCAAATTCCTCGCGGTGGATGCCGGCTGGAGCAAGCGCGCCGATTTGCGCGAGCTGGCGATCCAGACCGCCAACATCAATTTCCGATCGGATTATTCGTTCGAGACGCGCCGCCCGATCGCGAAGGCCATGGGCATCAGCGACGAACAGCTGGATCTGCTGGCCGAATGGCAGACATCCGACCTGTTCGATGCCGAACAGAAACTGGTGATCGAATATAGCGAGGCGGTGGCGAGCGGCGACGTCTCCGCCGCGCTCTTCGCCACGGTTGTCGACACCTATGGCGAGCGGGGCGCGATCGAATTCACCAGCGTCGTCGCCATCTGGTCGGCCTGGGCGATGATCCTGAACGCGGTGCGGCCCGAAGGCGAGCCCGCCGCCTGA
- a CDS encoding LysR family transcriptional regulator, whose amino-acid sequence MLHLRSLTHLVTLAERLNFARAAEDLGLSQSALSRSIQALERQLGMTLFDRDRSGVALTPQGARAVARAAILLADAEDCERELTLNASADAGRVRFGMAPMPARALLPAVVAERLRVAPEAVNEVVVRDGDALWALLLTGEIEFFVCNEGFAFDTPTPRVERLGLFPLSAIVRAGHPLLHGDCPGATFPVLRSSWTGVPLPREIGERMECAPNVIEDFGSLAAITAASDAIWFSSSYAALPELADGSLCQLPHREPRHVGVSLYSLERRSPSPLARSLKQLLRARIRALTRAQDGEAVAASPV is encoded by the coding sequence ATGCTCCATCTGCGCAGCCTCACCCACCTCGTCACCCTCGCCGAACGGCTGAACTTCGCGCGGGCGGCGGAGGATCTGGGCCTGTCGCAGTCGGCGCTCAGCCGGTCGATCCAGGCGCTGGAGCGGCAGCTCGGCATGACCCTGTTCGATCGCGACCGATCGGGCGTGGCGCTGACCCCACAGGGCGCCCGCGCGGTGGCGCGCGCCGCGATCCTGCTGGCCGATGCCGAGGATTGCGAGCGCGAACTGACGCTCAACGCCAGCGCCGATGCGGGGCGGGTGCGCTTCGGCATGGCGCCGATGCCCGCCCGCGCCCTGCTGCCCGCCGTCGTCGCCGAACGGCTGCGCGTCGCGCCCGAGGCGGTCAACGAAGTGGTGGTGCGCGACGGTGACGCCCTGTGGGCGCTGCTATTGACCGGCGAGATCGAATTCTTCGTCTGCAACGAGGGTTTCGCCTTCGATACGCCCACGCCGCGCGTCGAGCGGCTCGGCCTGTTTCCACTGAGCGCCATCGTGCGCGCCGGCCATCCGCTGCTGCACGGCGACTGCCCCGGCGCGACCTTCCCGGTGCTGCGATCGAGCTGGACCGGCGTGCCGCTGCCGCGCGAGATCGGCGAGCGGATGGAGTGCGCGCCCAACGTGATCGAGGATTTCGGCTCGCTTGCCGCGATCACCGCCGCCTCGGACGCGATCTGGTTCTCCTCCTCCTACGCCGCGCTGCCGGAACTGGCGGACGGATCGCTGTGCCAGCTGCCCCATCGCGAGCCGCGCCATGTCGGCGTATCCCTCTATTCGCTCGAGCGCCGCTCGCCCTCGCCGCTGGCCCGCTCGCTCAAGCAATTGCTGCGCGCCCGCATCCGCGCGCTCACACGGGCGCAGGATGGCGAAGCGGTGGCGGCATCGCCGGTGTGA
- a CDS encoding MaoC family dehydratase, with protein MAGRHFDEWQVGDRIEHEIRRTVTETDNLLFSVMTHNPQPLHIDVEAAKASEFGQILVNGTFTFALMIGLTISDTTLGTLVANLNYDKLVMPKPVFIGDTMRATSEISELRESKSRPNAGLVTFTHELINQRGEVVCRCLRTALLSRKAA; from the coding sequence ATGGCGGGGCGGCATTTCGACGAATGGCAGGTCGGCGACCGGATCGAGCATGAGATCCGCCGCACGGTGACCGAGACGGACAATCTCCTCTTCTCGGTGATGACGCACAATCCGCAGCCGCTGCACATCGATGTAGAGGCGGCCAAGGCGAGCGAATTCGGCCAGATCCTCGTCAACGGCACCTTCACCTTCGCGCTGATGATCGGCCTCACCATCAGCGACACGACGCTCGGCACGCTCGTCGCCAACCTCAACTACGACAAGCTCGTCATGCCGAAGCCGGTGTTCATCGGCGATACGATGCGCGCCACCAGCGAGATCAGCGAATTGCGCGAGTCCAAGTCGCGGCCCAACGCCGGATTGGTCACCTTCACCCACGAACTCATCAACCAGCGCGGCGAAGTCGTCTGCCGCTGCCTGCGCACCGCCCTGCTGTCACGCAAGGCGGCCTGA
- a CDS encoding SDR family NAD(P)-dependent oxidoreductase, with protein MTEMRFDGRVAVITGGGRGLGRAYALLLAARGARIVVNDIGASMTGDGADASPAEAVVQEIRAAGGEAIACTDSVATVEGAQAIIRAATDSFGRIDILIHSAGNVRRAPLAEMSYADFELVLGVHLRGAFHVVREAFPLMCAQGYGRIVLTSSINGLYGKANNVNYAISKSGMLGLSQTAAIEGAASGVKSNIIVPAAVTRMSEGVDTSAFPPMDPDMVAPAVAWLAHEDCSVSGEMLAAMGGRVARAFLAESKGVFHRDWTIEQVAADIDAIRGTEDPLIFTPLPDGQLDHLLYGFAMAREHGG; from the coding sequence ATGACGGAGATGCGTTTCGACGGCCGGGTCGCCGTCATCACCGGCGGCGGGCGCGGCCTCGGCCGGGCCTATGCGCTGCTGCTGGCGGCACGCGGCGCCAGGATCGTCGTCAACGACATCGGCGCCAGCATGACGGGCGACGGCGCCGACGCCAGCCCCGCCGAGGCGGTGGTGCAGGAAATTCGCGCGGCCGGGGGTGAGGCGATCGCCTGCACCGATTCGGTCGCCACGGTCGAGGGCGCGCAGGCCATCATCCGGGCGGCGACCGACAGCTTCGGGCGGATCGACATCCTGATCCACAGCGCCGGCAACGTCCGCCGCGCGCCGCTTGCCGAAATGTCTTACGCCGATTTCGAGCTGGTGCTGGGCGTCCACCTGCGTGGCGCCTTCCATGTCGTGCGCGAGGCGTTTCCGCTGATGTGCGCGCAGGGCTATGGCCGGATCGTGCTGACCTCGTCGATCAACGGCCTCTACGGCAAGGCCAACAACGTCAATTACGCCATCTCGAAATCGGGCATGCTCGGCCTGTCGCAGACCGCCGCGATAGAGGGCGCCGCGAGCGGGGTGAAGAGCAACATCATCGTGCCCGCCGCCGTGACGCGCATGTCCGAAGGGGTCGATACCAGCGCCTTCCCGCCGATGGACCCGGACATGGTGGCCCCCGCCGTCGCCTGGCTGGCGCATGAGGATTGCTCGGTCTCCGGCGAGATGCTGGCGGCGATGGGCGGCCGGGTCGCGCGCGCCTTCCTGGCCGAGAGCAAGGGCGTGTTCCACCGCGACTGGACGATCGAGCAGGTCGCCGCCGATATCGATGCGATCCGCGGCACCGAAGACCCCCTGATCTTCACCCCGCTACCCGACGGGCAGCTCGATCATCTGCTCTACGGCTTCGCCATGGCGCGCGAACACGGTGGCTGA
- a CDS encoding CaiB/BaiF CoA transferase family protein, translating into MAVAVSETSAPEWAGPLQGVRVLDFTRVLAGPSAALALADLGAEVIKVEPPGSGDETRDFPPLRNGESHYFLSVNRGKKSIVIDLKSEAGVALARDLAAHSDILVENYRPGVMDRLGLGYEALSAINPRLIYCAISGYGMTGPLRDRPSFDIVLQAMSGALSVNGEQGQRPTKLGIPMGDLVGGINGPIGILAALYERSVTERGRLIDVALMDGLIGLLAYLPQLAFFTGEDPVPQGAQHPNLVPYGIFPASDGSVVVGCLTNSFWSRICRALGLDDWIDDPRFASIEKRRDARAIVNARICECTEQRTVDELVALFTDYQVPHAPILGVRDALAQPQAVARELVVETEHRTLGPIPIVNRPIKFPENRQPVPTAPPVLGQHTDEILRGILGLDTGRIAGLRGDGIVA; encoded by the coding sequence ATGGCCGTGGCTGTGAGCGAGACATCGGCGCCCGAATGGGCCGGCCCGCTACAGGGCGTGCGCGTGCTGGATTTCACGCGCGTCCTGGCCGGTCCGTCCGCCGCGCTGGCGCTGGCCGATCTGGGGGCCGAGGTCATCAAGGTCGAGCCGCCGGGTTCGGGCGACGAGACGCGCGACTTCCCCCCGCTGCGCAATGGCGAGAGCCATTATTTCCTGAGCGTCAATCGCGGCAAGAAGAGCATCGTCATCGATCTCAAGAGCGAGGCCGGCGTGGCGCTGGCGCGCGATCTGGCGGCGCACAGCGACATCCTCGTCGAAAATTACCGGCCGGGCGTGATGGACCGGCTGGGTCTGGGGTATGAGGCGCTGTCGGCGATCAACCCGCGCCTGATCTATTGCGCGATATCGGGTTACGGCATGACCGGGCCGCTGCGCGATCGGCCCAGCTTCGATATCGTGTTGCAGGCCATGTCGGGCGCGCTCAGCGTCAATGGCGAACAGGGCCAGCGCCCGACCAAGCTCGGCATTCCGATGGGCGATCTGGTGGGCGGCATCAACGGCCCGATCGGCATCCTCGCCGCGCTCTACGAACGCAGCGTCACCGAGCGCGGGCGGCTGATCGACGTGGCGCTGATGGACGGGCTGATCGGCCTGCTCGCCTATCTGCCGCAGCTTGCTTTCTTCACCGGGGAAGACCCTGTGCCGCAGGGCGCGCAGCACCCCAATCTGGTGCCCTACGGCATCTTCCCGGCGAGCGACGGATCGGTCGTGGTCGGCTGCCTCACCAACAGCTTCTGGAGCCGCATCTGCCGCGCGCTGGGGCTGGACGACTGGATCGACGATCCGCGCTTCGCCTCGATCGAGAAACGGCGCGATGCCCGCGCGATCGTCAACGCGCGCATCTGCGAATGCACCGAGCAAAGGACGGTGGACGAGCTGGTCGCGCTGTTCACCGACTATCAGGTGCCGCACGCCCCGATCCTGGGCGTGCGCGACGCGCTGGCGCAGCCGCAGGCGGTGGCGCGCGAACTGGTGGTCGAGACCGAGCACCGGACGCTGGGGCCTATCCCGATCGTCAATCGCCCGATCAAATTCCCCGAGAACCGCCAGCCGGTGCCGACCGCGCCGCCGGTGCTGGGGCAGCATACCGACGAGATATTGCGCGGCATCCTCGGCCTCGACACGGGGCGGATCGCGGGGCTGCGCGGCGACGGCATCGTCGCCTGA
- a CDS encoding FAS1-like dehydratase domain-containing protein, which yields MATLAEDKPTNRFPKITEEGLEDLRQRIGVKITNTVEPWNYEASRDAIRHYAHGIGDDNPLWNDPEYAATTKYGTLVALPSFLFTTSRIISGYCGGLSGVHAMWAGADWTWHKPVLRGDTIRTEAYLKDLIEHQTRFAGRSFQQIYHVDFFNQHGDKVCEAESWVFRTDRDEARERGTKYTEARGRVEPFTDEQLAEMYKLYEKEEIRGATPRYWEDVQEGDQLPRMMKGPMTVTGFICYAQGWGGLYIRANKLAWKMQQKHPGTGIKNRFNVPDCPERVHWDEAFALEVGAPGAYDYGPERCSWLTHQVTNWIGDDGFLHKSKCQIRRHNPDGDVIFIDGEVVRKFEENGKKYVEISQRAETHRGEVSAFGTSIAELPSRG from the coding sequence ATGGCCACATTGGCAGAAGACAAGCCCACCAACCGCTTCCCCAAGATCACCGAGGAGGGCCTGGAGGATCTGCGCCAGCGCATCGGCGTGAAGATCACCAACACCGTCGAGCCGTGGAATTACGAGGCGAGCCGCGACGCGATCCGCCATTACGCCCACGGCATCGGCGACGATAATCCCCTGTGGAACGACCCGGAATATGCCGCGACCACGAAGTACGGCACGCTCGTCGCGCTGCCGAGCTTCCTGTTCACCACCAGCCGCATCATCTCGGGCTATTGCGGCGGCCTGTCGGGCGTCCACGCCATGTGGGCGGGCGCCGACTGGACGTGGCACAAGCCGGTGCTGCGCGGCGACACGATCCGCACCGAGGCCTATCTGAAGGATCTGATCGAGCATCAGACCCGCTTCGCCGGCCGCTCGTTCCAGCAGATCTACCATGTCGATTTCTTCAACCAGCATGGCGACAAGGTCTGCGAGGCCGAGAGCTGGGTGTTCCGCACCGATCGCGACGAGGCGCGCGAGCGTGGCACCAAATATACCGAGGCACGCGGCCGGGTGGAGCCCTTCACCGACGAGCAGCTCGCCGAAATGTACAAATTGTACGAGAAGGAAGAGATCCGTGGCGCCACCCCGCGCTACTGGGAGGATGTGCAGGAGGGCGACCAGCTGCCGCGCATGATGAAGGGGCCGATGACGGTCACGGGCTTCATCTGCTACGCGCAGGGCTGGGGCGGCCTCTACATCCGCGCCAACAAGCTGGCGTGGAAGATGCAGCAGAAGCACCCCGGCACCGGCATCAAGAACCGCTTCAACGTGCCGGACTGCCCCGAGCGGGTGCATTGGGACGAGGCGTTCGCGCTCGAGGTGGGGGCGCCCGGCGCCTATGATTACGGCCCCGAGCGGTGCAGCTGGCTGACCCATCAGGTCACCAACTGGATCGGCGACGACGGCTTCCTGCACAAGTCCAAGTGCCAGATCCGCCGCCACAATCCCGATGGCGACGTGATCTTCATCGACGGCGAAGTGGTCCGCAAGTTCGAGGAGAATGGCAAGAAATATGTCGAGATCAGCCAGCGGGCGGAAACGCATCGCGGCGAGGTTTCGGCCTTCGGCACCTCGATCGCCGAACTGCCGAGCCGCGGCTGA
- a CDS encoding acyl-CoA synthetase, with amino-acid sequence MAQLTDYTAYADAQGHATSAALWDLFDGDREDLNIAHECIVRHADGSGRAAVRIAHADGRDEILSFDEIATGAARFAHWLDAEGIQPGERIAFMLEPSLPFYVCLFGAMQTGAISVPLFTLFGPDALKLRIDDCKPTILITNSEKADLARGAPGPRVIVADDGLLDDIARFPSTYTPKTKANDLAVFQYTSGTTRELPEAVKHSHRALVTLMFAALYGTGIRPGDQFFCPSSPAWGHGLWHGTLAPLGLGVTTGTFAGRFDPVRLMKALDDYRVTNMSAAATHYRMMKNSGKVADYAFHFRKLSYTGEPIDPATLDWIDLHFKVPVCSMYGTTEIGVVLVNYPGAEDFTVKPGSLGKAVPGQKLEVQRPDGSVCDAGEIGELMLWRGGGWLSTKDRARTDADGYFYHCGRADDVIISAGWTMSAVEIENSMLKHDAVLECGVIGVPDEKRGQVVKAFVVSDREGSDALIKELQDFTRQKLAQHEFPRIVEFVSELPKTPAGKVHRKMLRDREAAKAAEAAAA; translated from the coding sequence ATGGCACAGCTTACCGACTATACGGCTTATGCCGATGCACAAGGCCATGCGACGTCCGCGGCGCTATGGGATTTGTTCGACGGCGACCGCGAAGACCTGAACATCGCCCATGAATGTATCGTCCGCCATGCCGACGGGTCGGGCCGGGCGGCGGTGCGGATCGCCCATGCCGACGGCCGCGACGAGATATTGAGCTTCGACGAGATCGCCACCGGTGCCGCCCGCTTCGCGCACTGGCTCGATGCGGAGGGCATCCAGCCGGGCGAGCGCATCGCCTTCATGCTGGAGCCGTCGCTGCCCTTCTACGTCTGCCTGTTCGGGGCGATGCAGACGGGCGCGATCTCGGTGCCGTTGTTCACCCTGTTCGGGCCGGATGCGCTGAAGCTGCGGATCGACGATTGCAAGCCGACGATCCTCATCACCAATTCCGAAAAGGCCGACCTGGCGCGCGGCGCCCCCGGCCCGCGCGTGATCGTGGCGGACGACGGGCTGCTCGACGACATCGCCCGCTTCCCCTCGACCTATACGCCCAAAACCAAGGCGAACGACCTCGCCGTGTTCCAATATACGTCGGGCACGACCCGTGAATTGCCCGAGGCGGTCAAGCATAGCCACCGCGCGCTCGTGACGCTGATGTTCGCCGCGCTTTACGGCACGGGCATCCGCCCCGGCGACCAGTTCTTCTGCCCCTCTTCGCCCGCCTGGGGCCATGGCCTGTGGCACGGTACGCTCGCGCCGCTGGGGCTGGGCGTTACGACCGGCACTTTCGCGGGACGCTTCGATCCGGTGCGGCTGATGAAGGCGCTGGACGACTATCGCGTCACCAACATGTCGGCGGCGGCGACGCATTACCGGATGATGAAGAACAGCGGGAAAGTGGCGGATTACGCCTTTCACTTCCGCAAGCTCTCCTACACCGGCGAGCCGATCGACCCGGCCACGCTCGACTGGATCGACCTGCATTTCAAGGTGCCGGTCTGCTCGATGTACGGCACGACCGAAATCGGCGTAGTGCTGGTGAATTATCCTGGCGCCGAGGATTTCACCGTGAAACCCGGCTCGCTCGGCAAGGCGGTGCCGGGGCAGAAGCTGGAGGTGCAGCGCCCCGACGGCAGCGTCTGCGACGCCGGCGAGATCGGCGAGCTGATGCTGTGGCGCGGCGGCGGCTGGCTCTCCACCAAGGACCGGGCCAGGACCGACGCGGACGGCTATTTCTACCACTGCGGCCGCGCCGACGACGTCATCATCTCCGCCGGCTGGACGATGAGCGCGGTCGAGATCGAGAACAGCATGCTCAAGCATGACGCGGTGCTGGAATGCGGCGTGATCGGCGTGCCCGACGAGAAGCGCGGCCAGGTCGTGAAGGCCTTCGTCGTTTCGGATCGTGAGGGCAGCGACGCGCTCATCAAGGAATTGCAGGACTTCACCCGCCAGAAACTGGCGCAGCACGAATTCCCGCGCATCGTCGAGTTCGTCAGCGAACTTCCCAAGACCCCGGCCGGCAAGGTGCATCGCAAGATGCTGCGCGATCGCGAGGCCGCCAAGGCGGCCGAAGCGGCGGCGGCCTGA